The Deltaproteobacteria bacterium genome contains a region encoding:
- a CDS encoding SDR family oxidoreductase, with translation MSKILVVGGAGYVGSILTRELLDRGYAVRVADRLYFGDAALRDVRDRIDLVIADMRALPSEVFRDIDGVVNVAGLSNDPTAEYNPAANKEMNTVATVRLAEQCRAAGVRRYVFASSCSIYDLGVSDDGKDVVLDETADVRPRAAYATSKFEAEQLLLAMAGPDFCPVILRKGTIFGFSPRMRYDLVVNTFVKDALSRGAITIYCGGEMWRPLLDVRDAARAYIASLEADEELVRGQIFNVAFQNVRISELALRVRTALRTMGINVDIVPDYAYRGVRSYRVSSRKIEQVLGFHAKVDIEEAVREMVTGIRQYHYDDFDNPRYYNIRWVQFLEEAERTVAVTGSVFGAPPAPPVRPRVVAGGRTEER, from the coding sequence GTGAGCAAGATTCTGGTTGTCGGCGGGGCCGGCTACGTCGGGTCGATCCTGACTCGCGAGTTGCTGGATCGCGGCTACGCCGTCCGCGTCGCCGATCGGTTGTACTTTGGTGACGCGGCACTGCGGGACGTACGCGACCGCATCGATTTGGTTATTGCCGACATGCGCGCGCTGCCGTCGGAGGTGTTCCGCGACATCGACGGCGTGGTGAATGTAGCCGGCCTCTCCAACGATCCCACCGCCGAATACAACCCGGCGGCCAACAAAGAGATGAACACGGTGGCGACGGTGCGGCTGGCCGAGCAGTGTCGCGCCGCCGGAGTGCGCCGCTACGTGTTCGCGTCGTCCTGCTCGATCTACGACCTCGGCGTCAGCGACGACGGCAAGGACGTGGTGCTCGACGAGACCGCCGACGTGCGACCGCGCGCCGCGTACGCGACCTCGAAATTCGAAGCCGAGCAGCTCCTGCTGGCGATGGCGGGGCCGGACTTTTGCCCGGTGATCCTGCGCAAGGGCACGATCTTCGGCTTCTCGCCGCGGATGCGCTACGACCTGGTGGTCAACACCTTCGTCAAAGACGCGCTATCGCGCGGCGCGATCACGATTTACTGCGGTGGCGAGATGTGGCGCCCGCTGCTCGACGTGCGCGACGCCGCACGCGCCTACATCGCCAGCTTGGAAGCGGACGAGGAACTCGTGCGCGGACAGATCTTCAATGTCGCGTTTCAAAACGTGCGCATTTCTGAACTAGCGCTGCGCGTTCGTACCGCGCTGCGCACAATGGGGATCAACGTGGACATCGTGCCCGACTATGCCTACCGCGGCGTGCGCAGCTATCGCGTGTCGTCGCGGAAGATCGAGCAAGTGCTCGGCTTCCACGCCAAGGTCGACATCGAAGAAGCTGTCCGCGAGATGGTCACCGGCATTCGTCAGTACCACTACGACGACTTCGACAACCCGCGCTACTACAACATCCGCTGGGTGCAGTTCCTCGAAGAGGCCGAGCGCACCGTCGCCGTCACCGGTTCGGTGTTTGGCGCTCCCCCCGCGCCGCCGGTGCGCCCGCGCGTCGTCGCCGGTGGGCGCACCGAAGAGCGGTGA
- a CDS encoding crotonase/enoyl-CoA hydratase family protein: MDFTTLTLTTDDRIATITLNRPERLNAINRELPIELEKAVQVANDNAAVHVIVLHGAGRAFCAGYDLDWGTRVEHESDARQSWDPVRDFVGMSDNVRRFMSLWHSRKPVIAQVHGWCVGGGTDLALCSDLIVAATDAQIGYPPARVWGSPTSALWAYRLGMEQAKRLLLTGDPVDGAKAEQIGLIYKAVPPAQLAAEVSALAQRMALLPINQLIMMKLLVNQAYENMGLRSSQIIGTIFDGIARHTPEGVAWRELAMKEGFKAAVAERDDPFGDYASRKR; this comes from the coding sequence ATGGACTTCACGACGCTGACACTCACCACCGACGATCGCATCGCCACGATTACCCTCAACCGGCCCGAGCGCCTCAACGCCATCAATCGCGAGTTGCCGATTGAATTGGAAAAGGCAGTGCAGGTCGCGAACGACAATGCGGCGGTCCATGTCATCGTGTTGCACGGCGCCGGCCGGGCGTTTTGCGCCGGCTACGATCTCGACTGGGGGACGCGCGTGGAGCACGAGAGTGACGCGCGCCAGAGCTGGGACCCCGTGCGCGATTTCGTCGGCATGTCCGACAACGTGCGCCGCTTCATGAGTCTGTGGCACAGCCGCAAACCGGTGATCGCACAAGTACACGGGTGGTGCGTCGGTGGCGGCACCGATCTCGCGCTGTGTTCAGACCTGATCGTCGCCGCCACCGACGCGCAGATCGGGTATCCACCCGCGCGCGTCTGGGGCTCGCCGACCTCAGCGCTGTGGGCGTATCGCCTCGGCATGGAGCAAGCCAAGCGCCTGCTGCTCACCGGCGATCCGGTTGACGGCGCCAAGGCGGAACAGATCGGCCTCATCTACAAGGCCGTGCCGCCGGCGCAGTTGGCGGCGGAAGTCAGCGCGCTCGCGCAGCGCATGGCGCTGTTGCCCATCAATCAGCTCATCATGATGAAGCTACTGGTGAACCAGGCGTACGAAAACATGGGGCTGCGCAGCTCGCAGATCATCGGCACGATCTTCGACGGGATCGCTCGGCACACTCCTGAAGGTGTGGCGTGGCGCGAGTTGGCAATGAAGGAAGGCTTCAAGGCCGCGGTGGCCGAACGCGACGACCCGTTCGGCGACTACGCCAGTCGCAAGCGATGA
- a CDS encoding TraR/DksA C4-type zinc finger protein — MRKKDRDALYQTLQYHRRLLLKEVAVTETDLHALEGTRDSELEEAAQEEVTMRLLDRLDRRAKVEVEEIDRALARMAAGTYGFCIRCEEVIAPARLQALPATSYCIACANAAERGMLTAAIEEPVVGDTPPRATLPPEYALLSDRELQTTVREQLLADGRLDFDELRIVCRHGVVYVEGEVPSNAEHQILLHTLNDVMGLTAVVDHVRVEQAPWQREDRTREEPTPLPRARWQDQPATEDVTEAIEDGSDFDAPSKPLPDTE, encoded by the coding sequence ATGCGCAAGAAGGATCGCGACGCACTGTACCAAACGTTGCAGTATCACCGTCGCCTGCTGCTCAAGGAAGTCGCCGTCACGGAAACCGATCTGCACGCGCTCGAGGGGACGCGCGATAGCGAGTTGGAGGAAGCGGCACAGGAAGAGGTGACGATGCGCTTGCTCGACCGTCTCGACCGCCGCGCTAAGGTCGAGGTCGAGGAGATCGATCGGGCGCTCGCCCGCATGGCCGCCGGCACCTACGGTTTCTGCATCCGCTGTGAAGAAGTCATCGCCCCGGCGCGACTGCAGGCGCTGCCGGCTACATCCTACTGCATCGCCTGCGCCAATGCGGCCGAGCGCGGCATGCTCACCGCCGCAATTGAGGAACCGGTCGTGGGTGACACACCGCCGCGCGCGACGTTGCCACCGGAATACGCCCTGCTGAGTGATCGCGAGCTCCAGACCACCGTGCGCGAACAGCTGCTCGCCGACGGCCGCCTCGATTTCGACGAATTGCGCATCGTCTGTCGCCATGGGGTGGTGTACGTCGAGGGCGAGGTACCGAGCAACGCCGAGCATCAAATTTTGCTGCACACGCTCAACGACGTGATGGGACTGACTGCCGTCGTCGATCACGTGCGCGTTGAACAGGCTCCCTGGCAGCGCGAGGATCGCACGCGCGAGGAACCGACGCCGCTGCCACGCGCGCGGTGGCAGGATCAGCCCGCGACTGAAGACGTGACTGAGGCGATCGAGGACGGCTCCGACTTCGACGCGCCCAGCAAACCGCTACCGGATACCGAGTAG
- the nuoF gene encoding NADH-quinone oxidoreductase subunit NuoF, which translates to MTEKILLRHEDVPNLRRIDVYEADGGYRAARKAVTEMQPTQVTEEVKDSGLRGRGGAGFPTGVKWGFLPKGSTKPTYLLCNADESEPGTFKDRQILEQNPHLLLEGMMIAAYAIGCHTAYIYIRGEMVLGAKRLEEARAEAYACGYLGKNIFGSGYDLDIHVHRGAGAYICGEETGLIESLEGKRAYPRVKPPFPATYGVFGCPTIVNNVETLACVVPILNRGAKWFKAIGPEKGPGPKLYCVSGHVNRPGVYELPMGTPLREIIYEHAGGILGGKQLKAVIPGGSSVPLFMPDQLDTPMDFDSVAKAGSLLGSCGIIVMDEDTCMVRALQIIARFYHHESCGQCTPCREGTGWLHRLLSHLEDGGADSKDVELLLQIADNMMGNTVCVLADAAAMPVKSFVSKFRGEFEEHLRLGGCPLKRSPHSDPTPRGEGERLHAHT; encoded by the coding sequence ATGACCGAAAAGATTCTCCTCCGTCACGAGGACGTGCCCAACCTGCGGCGCATCGACGTTTACGAAGCCGACGGCGGCTATCGCGCCGCGCGCAAGGCCGTCACCGAAATGCAGCCGACGCAGGTGACCGAAGAAGTGAAAGACTCCGGTTTGCGTGGCCGTGGCGGCGCCGGCTTCCCCACCGGCGTGAAGTGGGGTTTTCTTCCGAAGGGGTCCACCAAACCGACCTACCTGCTGTGCAACGCCGACGAGAGCGAGCCCGGGACGTTCAAGGACCGCCAGATCCTCGAACAGAATCCGCATCTCCTGCTCGAAGGCATGATGATCGCCGCCTACGCGATCGGCTGCCACACCGCCTACATCTACATCCGCGGCGAAATGGTGCTAGGCGCCAAACGGCTCGAAGAAGCCCGTGCCGAAGCTTACGCGTGCGGTTATCTCGGCAAGAACATTTTTGGCAGCGGCTACGATCTCGACATTCACGTCCATCGGGGCGCCGGTGCGTACATCTGCGGCGAAGAAACCGGACTGATCGAGTCGCTCGAAGGCAAGCGCGCTTATCCGCGCGTCAAGCCGCCCTTCCCTGCCACGTATGGCGTCTTCGGCTGCCCGACCATCGTCAACAACGTCGAGACGCTCGCCTGCGTGGTGCCGATCCTCAACCGGGGTGCCAAGTGGTTCAAAGCCATCGGTCCCGAAAAAGGACCGGGGCCGAAGCTGTACTGCGTGAGCGGTCACGTCAACCGGCCGGGCGTGTACGAGTTGCCGATGGGCACGCCGCTGCGCGAGATCATCTACGAGCACGCCGGCGGAATCCTCGGCGGCAAGCAACTCAAGGCGGTGATTCCGGGCGGTTCGTCGGTGCCGCTGTTCATGCCCGATCAACTCGACACACCGATGGACTTCGACTCGGTGGCCAAGGCGGGATCGCTGCTCGGCTCGTGCGGGATCATCGTGATGGATGAAGACACCTGCATGGTGCGCGCGCTGCAAATCATCGCGCGCTTCTACCATCACGAATCATGCGGCCAGTGTACGCCGTGCCGCGAAGGTACCGGTTGGCTGCACCGTTTGCTCAGTCATCTCGAAGACGGCGGCGCCGATTCGAAGGACGTCGAGTTGCTGCTCCAGATCGCCGACAACATGATGGGCAACACCGTCTGCGTGCTCGCCGACGCCGCGGCCATGCCGGTGAAAAGTTTTGTCAGCAAGTTCCGCGGCGAGTTCGAGGAGCATCTGCGGCTGGGCGGCTGCCCGCTAAAGCGCAGCCCTCACTCCGACCCTACTCCAAGGGGTGAGGGAGAGAGACTCCATGCCCACACTTGA
- the lhgO gene encoding L-2-hydroxyglutarate oxidase, producing MAAGADVIVIGGGIVGLSTAMAIGERYPRVQPLVLEKEAEVARHQTGHNSGVIHSGLYYKPGSMKAQMTVAGARRMIEFCQQHNLPHTICGKVVVATEAAEVPRLEELQRRGVANGVEAELIGPERLREIEPHAAGLRALRVPATGIVDYGVVARCYAELILARGGEIRTNAAVTRIVREAGGWVIETAAGTVRTRNLINCAGLHSDRIARLAGFAPPVKIVPFRGEYYALRPERESLVKALIYPVPDPAFPFLGVHFTRMVHGGVEAGPNAVLSLKREGYRKTDFDARDAWESLTFPGFIRLASKYWKTGLGEMYRSFSKGAFVRALQRLLPELRDDDLTPGGSGVRAQALTSNGALVDDFSIQEGDGAIHVLNAPSPAATASLMIGEAIAERAGKSFAW from the coding sequence ATGGCAGCGGGAGCAGACGTGATCGTGATCGGCGGCGGCATCGTCGGCCTATCGACCGCTATGGCGATCGGCGAGCGCTATCCGCGTGTGCAGCCCTTGGTGCTCGAGAAGGAAGCCGAGGTCGCGCGGCATCAGACCGGTCACAATAGCGGCGTGATCCATTCCGGCCTGTACTACAAACCAGGGTCGATGAAAGCGCAGATGACCGTCGCCGGCGCGCGGCGCATGATCGAATTCTGCCAACAGCACAACCTCCCGCACACCATCTGCGGCAAAGTGGTCGTTGCCACCGAGGCGGCCGAGGTGCCGCGTCTCGAAGAGCTGCAGCGGCGCGGCGTCGCCAACGGCGTCGAAGCCGAGCTGATCGGGCCGGAACGCCTGCGCGAGATCGAGCCGCACGCCGCCGGATTGCGAGCGCTGCGCGTGCCGGCGACCGGCATCGTCGACTACGGCGTGGTGGCCCGTTGCTATGCGGAGCTGATCCTCGCACGCGGAGGCGAAATCCGCACGAACGCAGCCGTCACGCGCATCGTGCGCGAGGCCGGTGGTTGGGTGATCGAGACCGCGGCCGGCACGGTGCGCACGCGCAACCTCATCAACTGCGCCGGGCTGCACTCGGACCGCATCGCGCGCCTGGCAGGCTTCGCGCCGCCGGTGAAGATCGTGCCGTTTCGCGGTGAGTACTATGCGCTGCGCCCCGAACGCGAGAGCCTGGTGAAGGCGCTGATCTATCCCGTGCCTGATCCCGCCTTTCCGTTTCTCGGTGTGCACTTCACCCGCATGGTCCACGGCGGCGTCGAAGCCGGCCCGAACGCGGTGCTGAGCTTGAAGCGCGAAGGCTACCGTAAGACCGATTTCGACGCGCGCGACGCGTGGGAGTCGCTCACGTTCCCCGGCTTCATCCGCCTGGCATCGAAGTACTGGAAGACGGGGCTCGGGGAAATGTACCGATCGTTTAGCAAAGGGGCGTTCGTTCGCGCGCTGCAACGCTTGCTGCCTGAGTTACGGGATGATGACCTCACGCCCGGCGGCAGCGGCGTACGCGCGCAGGCGCTCACTTCCAATGGGGCGCTCGTCGATGACTTTTCGATTCAAGAAGGCGACGGCGCGATCCACGTGCTCAACGCCCCATCGCCTGCGGCGACTGCGTCGCTGATGATCGGCGAAGCGATCGCCGAACGCGCTGGCAAATCGTTCGCGTGGTGA
- the nuoB gene encoding NADH-quinone oxidoreductase subunit NuoB, whose product MAKRIQPVGQGEEALLHDSVVLTSVDKAVGWARKWSLFPYPFATACCAMEYMSLSMSPYDIDRFGALLPRFTPRQADLLMVIGTVTVRQAPILKRVYEQMAEPKWVMSFGACASTGGFYDNYSTLPGIDRVIPVDVYVPGCPPRPEAVLDALMALQRKIQRSKQKLIGDVVEAH is encoded by the coding sequence ATGGCAAAACGAATCCAGCCGGTTGGCCAAGGCGAAGAAGCGTTGTTGCACGATAGCGTCGTGCTCACCTCGGTCGACAAGGCCGTCGGATGGGCGCGCAAGTGGTCGCTGTTCCCCTACCCGTTCGCCACCGCGTGCTGCGCGATGGAATACATGTCGCTGTCGATGTCGCCGTACGACATCGATCGCTTCGGCGCGCTGCTGCCACGTTTCACGCCGCGCCAGGCGGATTTGTTGATGGTCATTGGCACCGTCACCGTCCGGCAAGCGCCGATCCTCAAACGCGTGTACGAGCAGATGGCGGAACCGAAGTGGGTAATGTCATTCGGCGCCTGCGCGTCGACCGGCGGCTTTTACGACAACTACTCGACTCTACCGGGTATCGATCGCGTGATCCCCGTCGATGTCTACGTGCCCGGCTGTCCGCCACGACCCGAGGCGGTGCTCGACGCGCTCATGGCGTTGCAACGCAAGATCCAACGCTCGAAGCAAAAGCTCATCGGCGATGTTGTCGAAGCCCACTGA
- a CDS encoding M24 family metallopeptidase, giving the protein MTLGQCATIAVLLWQCIGCSDGLFSHSASRRGSDHRPCAWLPDEHAEWQFRRSAVGDKVRRLVQPALQRAELDGWLLIERDYQRDPMLDSFGFTEPGDKAVLLLDSGGPAPRAFGFGTAPAVVAQLTASGLFEQVSPLTPSAVEDVLARFHPRRIGIDYSARIALADGIATGTRQFAAWLVGREYAGTFRSAENAVIAVRADRTPDEVELAKQAARCAAEIADRELANATLNAGRTTATELSSRLAAAIRDAQLELPSAPQVSIIQLADRPHLAWPWAGPNTDTTIVAGDLVHIELNLRYAGVAATTQRTAYVRGSWEREVPADVRRAFSTMTQVRASLTPLFRVGATGRQVAADAAAWAQQQHLSVELTAHPVGYTAREVGTFTCSERPFDPYDPADTLADRPLQERDLQALAFHVTVLLDNGNRLTLSAGDVGEVGFGGLALLTPPND; this is encoded by the coding sequence ATGACTCTCGGCCAATGCGCCACCATCGCCGTGCTGCTGTGGCAGTGTATCGGCTGCAGCGATGGCCTGTTCTCGCACAGCGCGAGCCGCCGTGGCAGCGACCATCGGCCATGTGCATGGCTACCGGACGAGCATGCGGAATGGCAGTTCCGCCGCAGCGCGGTCGGCGACAAAGTGCGGCGGCTGGTGCAGCCGGCGTTGCAACGGGCCGAGCTCGACGGGTGGCTGCTGATCGAGCGCGACTACCAACGCGACCCGATGCTCGACAGCTTTGGCTTCACCGAGCCCGGCGACAAAGCCGTCTTGCTCCTCGATAGCGGCGGGCCGGCGCCGCGCGCCTTCGGCTTCGGTACCGCACCCGCGGTTGTCGCTCAACTGACGGCGTCCGGACTGTTTGAACAAGTATCGCCGCTCACACCCTCGGCGGTGGAAGATGTGCTCGCGCGCTTTCACCCGCGCCGTATCGGTATCGACTATTCGGCGCGCATCGCGCTGGCCGACGGCATCGCGACGGGAACCCGCCAGTTCGCCGCGTGGTTGGTGGGACGTGAGTACGCGGGGACGTTTCGCTCGGCTGAGAACGCAGTGATCGCGGTGCGGGCCGACCGCACGCCAGACGAAGTCGAACTCGCCAAGCAGGCCGCACGCTGCGCCGCCGAGATCGCCGATCGCGAACTCGCCAACGCCACACTCAACGCGGGTCGGACCACCGCCACCGAGCTGTCGAGCCGCCTGGCGGCCGCCATTCGCGACGCGCAACTCGAACTTCCTTCCGCGCCGCAGGTGTCGATCATCCAACTCGCCGATCGCCCGCATCTGGCGTGGCCGTGGGCGGGACCGAACACCGACACGACGATTGTCGCCGGCGATCTCGTCCACATCGAGTTGAACTTACGCTACGCCGGCGTCGCCGCCACGACCCAGCGCACGGCGTACGTGCGCGGCAGCTGGGAACGCGAGGTGCCTGCCGACGTTCGCCGCGCCTTCAGTACGATGACGCAAGTGCGGGCCAGCCTCACCCCCCTGTTTCGTGTCGGAGCGACCGGCCGTCAGGTTGCTGCCGACGCGGCGGCGTGGGCGCAGCAGCAGCACCTCAGCGTCGAGTTAACCGCGCACCCGGTCGGCTACACCGCCCGCGAAGTCGGGACGTTCACCTGCTCCGAACGGCCGTTTGATCCCTACGATCCGGCCGACACCCTCGCCGACCGGCCGCTACAAGAGCGCGACTTGCAGGCGCTCGCGTTCCACGTCACCGTGTTGCTCGACAACGGCAACCGCCTCACGCTCTCGGCTGGCGATGTCGGCGAAGTCGGCTTCGGCGGCCTCGCATTGCTCACGCCGCCGAACGATTGA
- a CDS encoding nuclear transport factor 2 family protein encodes MSDTEHIDAANRRFYAAFESLDVAQMETAWLREGHISCVHPGWAPLFGWGPVMQSWQQLFAHTLMMRFTLSNVNIHVSGDVAWVQLTETIESQHGQGSGAGVIQATNIFERRGDTWYLVHHHGSPIVHPEEGEASRLQ; translated from the coding sequence GTGAGCGATACCGAACACATCGACGCGGCCAATCGGCGATTCTACGCCGCGTTCGAGAGTCTCGACGTGGCGCAGATGGAGACAGCCTGGCTGCGCGAGGGCCACATCTCGTGCGTCCATCCCGGCTGGGCTCCCCTGTTCGGTTGGGGTCCGGTGATGCAGAGCTGGCAGCAGCTCTTCGCGCATACATTGATGATGCGATTCACGCTCAGCAACGTCAATATTCATGTCAGCGGCGACGTGGCGTGGGTGCAACTCACCGAGACCATCGAGAGCCAGCACGGACAAGGGTCGGGCGCGGGCGTGATCCAGGCCACCAACATCTTCGAGCGCCGCGGCGACACGTGGTATCTCGTCCACCATCATGGATCACCGATCGTCCACCCCGAAGAGGGGGAGGCGAGCCGGTTGCAGTAG
- a CDS encoding formyltetrahydrofolate deformylase: MRLTARCVVPNLPAMAKNLAVISVIGKDQKGVVARVSTYLAGSGVNIEDIEQRVVEGLFIMTMVVDLSDLALSLDELILGLKRIGDETHMEVTIRLRGDKARKRVAILVSKEPHCLEKLIADRTAGLINGEFVIVLSNHEGLRPLAEQHGLPFLWHPSTDKAVHEQFMLDQLRDHHADLVVLARYMQILTPNFVARYPSRVINIHPSLLPYHPGANAYKQAWEEGVRVSGCTAHFVTEQLDQGPVILQDVFHIRVGEDTLDEVKARGKALEGAVLSQAVQLFLNDQLVVKDKKVIFRPGHLPVAE; encoded by the coding sequence GTGCGATTGACCGCACGCTGCGTTGTTCCTAATCTACCGGCCATGGCGAAAAACCTCGCAGTCATCTCGGTGATCGGGAAAGACCAGAAGGGTGTCGTCGCACGCGTGTCGACCTATCTAGCCGGCAGCGGCGTCAACATCGAAGACATCGAACAGCGCGTCGTCGAAGGCTTGTTCATCATGACCATGGTCGTGGATCTCTCCGACCTCGCGCTCTCGCTCGACGAGTTGATCCTCGGCCTCAAGCGGATCGGCGACGAGACGCACATGGAAGTCACCATCCGCCTGCGCGGCGACAAGGCGCGCAAGCGGGTCGCGATTCTGGTCAGCAAGGAACCGCACTGCCTGGAAAAGTTGATCGCCGACCGCACGGCGGGTTTGATCAACGGTGAATTCGTCATCGTCCTGTCGAATCACGAAGGGCTGCGGCCACTCGCTGAGCAACATGGGCTGCCGTTTCTGTGGCACCCGTCGACCGACAAGGCCGTCCACGAGCAGTTCATGCTCGACCAGTTGCGCGACCACCACGCCGACCTGGTGGTGCTCGCGCGCTACATGCAGATCCTGACGCCCAACTTCGTGGCGCGCTATCCCAGCCGGGTGATCAACATCCATCCGTCGTTGTTGCCGTACCATCCCGGCGCCAACGCGTACAAGCAGGCGTGGGAGGAAGGCGTGCGCGTGTCAGGCTGCACTGCACACTTCGTCACCGAGCAACTCGATCAGGGGCCGGTCATCTTGCAGGACGTGTTTCACATCCGCGTCGGCGAAGACACGCTCGACGAGGTCAAGGCGCGCGGCAAGGCGCTGGAAGGCGCGGTGCTGTCACAGGCGGTGCAGCTCTTCCTCAACGATCAATTGGTGGTAAAGGACAAGAAAGTAATTTTTCGCCCCGGGCACTTGCCGGTGGCGGAGTGA
- the efp gene encoding elongation factor P, whose translation MLIPATQLRVGMIISYNKDLYRIMKVVHVTPGNWRGMVQTKMRSIRSGTQTENRFRSEDKVDRVTFEQHEMEFLYHDDDQYHFMNTANYEQIAMSADDLGDAASYLTANMKLQVDFYEEKPIGVSLPKTVDLKITDTAPGLKTATVTNVLKPATTETGLIVPVPNFFDVGDIIRVDTDTGEYLSRAK comes from the coding sequence ATGCTCATCCCTGCCACCCAACTACGTGTTGGCATGATCATCAGTTACAATAAGGATCTGTATCGCATCATGAAGGTCGTCCATGTCACGCCCGGCAATTGGCGCGGCATGGTCCAGACCAAGATGCGAAGCATCCGGTCGGGCACGCAGACCGAGAACCGTTTCCGCTCGGAAGACAAGGTCGACCGCGTCACCTTCGAGCAGCACGAGATGGAATTCCTCTATCACGACGACGACCAGTACCACTTCATGAATACGGCGAACTACGAGCAGATCGCGATGAGCGCGGATGACCTCGGCGACGCGGCCAGCTACCTCACGGCCAACATGAAGCTGCAAGTCGATTTCTATGAAGAGAAGCCGATCGGTGTTTCGTTGCCGAAGACGGTCGATCTGAAAATCACCGACACCGCGCCCGGATTGAAGACCGCGACGGTGACGAACGTCCTCAAGCCCGCTACCACCGAGACCGGCCTGATCGTGCCGGTGCCCAACTTCTTCGATGTCGGCGACATCATTCGGGTCGATACCGATACCGGCGAATACCTGTCGCGCGCGAAGTAA
- a CDS encoding cupin domain-containing protein encodes MNVFKNAREHLKFAPEKMQKANLFDTARMFCDVYGFEPGQAQTAHAHAGSDKVYYVIEGVGRFRVDDEEREVGPGCAVFAPAGASHAVSNPGPARLAVLVFMAPKPS; translated from the coding sequence ATGAACGTCTTCAAAAATGCGCGCGAGCATCTCAAGTTCGCGCCCGAGAAGATGCAGAAGGCCAACCTGTTCGACACGGCGCGGATGTTCTGTGACGTGTACGGCTTCGAGCCGGGGCAAGCGCAGACCGCGCACGCGCATGCCGGGAGCGACAAGGTCTACTACGTCATCGAGGGAGTCGGGCGGTTTCGCGTCGACGACGAAGAACGCGAAGTGGGCCCGGGCTGCGCGGTGTTCGCACCCGCGGGCGCGAGTCATGCCGTGAGCAACCCCGGACCGGCGCGGCTGGCGGTGTTGGTGTTCATGGCACCGAAACCGTCGTGA
- the rfbC gene encoding dTDP-4-dehydrorhamnose 3,5-epimerase, with the protein MRVEASRLAGVQVITAKSYADERGFLLQSWVKQDLDAVGIPSEFKQAIQTHSKRGVVRGLHFQWDPPMGKLVRCIHGVIIDVVVDVRHGSPTLGDHAAVELSDRNHQVIWVPPGFAHGTLALTDDAIVLYECTSEHGPGREGGIRWNDPALAIAWPLPTGTRAIVSEKDQQAPAFAEWLQDPRSQHFRFA; encoded by the coding sequence ATGCGAGTTGAAGCGAGCCGACTGGCAGGCGTGCAGGTCATCACCGCGAAGAGCTACGCCGACGAGCGCGGGTTCCTGCTGCAGTCGTGGGTGAAACAGGACCTCGATGCGGTCGGCATCCCCAGCGAGTTCAAACAAGCGATTCAAACCCACTCCAAGCGCGGCGTGGTGCGCGGCCTGCATTTTCAATGGGACCCGCCGATGGGCAAGCTCGTTCGTTGCATTCACGGGGTGATCATCGACGTCGTCGTCGATGTGCGGCACGGATCACCGACCCTCGGCGATCATGCGGCCGTGGAACTCTCGGATCGCAATCATCAGGTCATCTGGGTGCCGCCCGGCTTTGCCCATGGGACGCTCGCGCTCACCGACGATGCGATCGTTCTCTACGAGTGCACCAGCGAACATGGCCCAGGCCGTGAAGGGGGCATCCGCTGGAACGACCCAGCGCTCGCAATCGCCTGGCCGCTGCCGACGGGCACGCGCGCGATCGTGTCGGAGAAAGACCAGCAGGCACCGGCGTTCGCGGAATGGCTGCAGGATCCGCGTTCGCAGCACTTCCGCTTCGCTTGA